Proteins encoded within one genomic window of Arachis ipaensis cultivar K30076 chromosome B08, Araip1.1, whole genome shotgun sequence:
- the LOC107613167 gene encoding putative leucine-rich repeat receptor-like protein kinase At2g19210 isoform X2: MIGIFLLLVFQLLWNLPIIVHAQNQSGFVSIDCGLVDEASYKDETTSIYYISDASIIDTGECHNISPKYKASSLAKQFWNVRSFPERIRNCYSLKVPQGRSSKYLIRARFMYGNYDGKDSLPQFDIYLGTKWWESLVFEDPTSVITKEIIFVASSDYVHVCLVNTNKGTPFISALEIRVLDSDAYLINSMELLARYDIGLQEDKTVRYPDDVHDRIWTPYNSKDWKQINTSLAIDKESTSYNFLPLPASTVMETAAIPTNNNDNIEFNFYPKDNASAYYVYFFVAEIQKLEANQFRDFNFFVNGYLLNGSPVNLKYLQSVYYISILEKPRLEVWINRTSRSTLPPLFSAIEIYMTKNFSQSQTDQTDASAIMNVKSNYGIKRNWQGDPCIPLSYMWDGVSCSYAGSSSPRIIYLNLSSSGLTGNITSAISNLKSIEYLDLSNNSLTGSVPYFLSQLHSLRVLNLEGNQLTGAVPMQLRENSNNGMLKTSFGGNQGLCYSGSCSNSNKVVVPLVASLGGAFVILATAITSFFIFKRHRVASEMGNLRAYSRIKMELESNKQQFSYAEVQKITKNFKRVVGKGASGTVYHGYVGDTEVAVKMLSPSDSNSAQAYLQFQAEAKLLAVAHHKCLTPLIGYCDDGTNMALIYEYMPNGDLAYHLSDKSETILSWQQRIQIAVDTAEGLEYLHEGCCPGVVHRDIKSKNILLTEKFRGKLADFGLAKIYPNENDTHMCTVVAGTPGYLDPLYHRSSKLSEKSDVYSFGVVLLEIITGHPAITKTEEKVHIIRLVGSMLSEREVNDIVDPRLEGNFDVDSAKKVLDIAMACVAAASINRPAMSYVVAQLKKCLPADDDNVENRITVVNHLLHDSDIHQSLPASIIDIISGQSSLER; this comes from the exons ATGATAGGAATTTTCCTGCTTTTAGTATTTCAACTTCTGTGGAATCTTCCTATCATTGTTCATGCCCAGAATCAATCAG GCTTTGTTAGCATTGATTGTGGACTTGTGGATGAAGCAAGTTACAAAGATGAAACAACTTCCATATATTACATTTCAGATGCCAGCATCATAGACACTGGTGAATGCCACAACATATCACCCAAATATAAGGCCTCTTCACTTGCCAAACAGTTCTGGAATGTTAGAAGTTTCCCAGAAAGAATCAGAAACTGCTACTCCCTTAAGGTCCCTCAAGGAAGAAGCAGCAAGTATCTAATAAGGGCAAGGTTCATGTATGGAAACTATGATGGTAAAGATTCACTTCCTCAATTTGATATCTATCTTGGAACCAAATGGTGGGAATCTCTAGTGTTTGAGGATCCAACCAGTGTAATAACCAAGGAAATCATCTTTGTTGCTTCCTCGGATTATGTTCATGTTTGCTTAGTTAACACCAACAAGGGTACACCTTTCATATCAGCTTTAGAGATTAGAGTTCTTGACAGTGATGCCTATCTGATTAACTCCATGGAGCTTCTCGCCCGGTATGACATAGGATTACAGGAAGATAAAACAGTCAG ATACCCAGATGATGTCCATGATAGAATATGGACACCTTACAATTCAAAAGATTGGAAACAGATAAACACTTCTCTTGCTATAGACAAAGAATCAACTTCATACAACTTTTTACCATTACCAGCCTCTACAGTGATGGAAACAGCAGCAATTCCAACAAATAACAATGATAATATAGAATTTAACTTCTATCCCAAGGATAATGCCTCTGCATACTATGTGTACTTCTTCGTTGCCGAAATCCAGAAACTTGAAGCAAATCAATTTAGAGACTTCAACTTTTTTGTGAATGGGTATCTTCTTAATGGTTCTCCAGTGAATCTTAAGTACCTGCAGAGCGTGTATTACATATCAATTTTGGAAAAACCTCGGTTGGAAGTTTGGATTAACAGAACAAGCAGATCAACACTTCCACCTCTTTTCAGTGCCATTGAGATATATATGACTAAGAATTTCTCACAATCACAAACAGACCAAACTGATG CTTCTGCTATCATGAATGTGAAGTCAAATTATGGGATAAAAAGAAATTGGCAAGGAGATCCATGCATTCCACTAAGTTACATGTGGGATGGTGTTAGTTGCAGCTATGCTGGTTCTTCTTCTCCAAGGATCATATACTT GAACTTATCTTCCAGTGGTTTAACTGGAAATATAACATCAGCCATATCCAATTTGAAGTCAATAGAATATTT GGATTTATCAAACAACAGTTTGACAGGATCAGTGCCTTATTTCTTATCTCAACTTCACTCCTTAAGAGTTCT GAACCTGGAAGGGAATCAGCTAACAGGAGCAGTTCCAATGCAACTCAGAGAGAATTCAAATAATGGCATGCTCAAAACCAG TTTTGGAGGAAATCAAGGTCTTTGCTATTCAGGTTCATGCAGCAATAGTAATAAAGTTGTGGTTCCATTGGTGGCATCACTAGGTGGAGCTTTTGTGATTCTGGCAACAGCAATCACTTCTTTCTTCATATTCAAAAGACATAGAG TAGCCTCTGAAATGGGGAATCTGAGAGCATATTCAAGAATAAAGATGGAGTTAGAGTCAAATAAACAGCAATTTAGCTATGCTGAAGTCcaaaaaattaccaaaaattttaaaagggtTGTGGGAAAAGGAGCATCTGGAACAGTGTATCATGGCTATGTAGGTGATACTGAAGTTGCTGTCAAAATGCTGTCTCCTTCAGACTCAAACTCAGCCCAAGCATATCTACAATTTCAGGCAGAG GCAAAACTTCTGGCTGTAGCTCATCATAAATGCTTGACACCTCTTATAGGATATTGTGATGATGGCACAAACATGGCTCTCATCTATGAATACATGCCTAATGGAGACTTAGCCTACCACTTATCAG ATAAAAGTGAAACTATATTGAGTTGGCAACAAAGAATTCAAATTGCAGTGGATACTGCAGAAG GATTGGAGTATCTACATGAAGGTTGTTGTCCAGGAGTTGTTCACAGAGATATAAAGTCAAAGAACATATTACTAACTGAAAAATTTAGAGGAAAATTGGCTGATTTTGGTTTGGCCAAGATCTACCCTAATGAAAATGATACACACATGTGCACTGTGGTTGCTGGCACCCCCGGATACCTTGATCCGCT GTACCACAGATCAAGCAAGTTGAGTGAAAAAAGTGATGTTTATAGTTTTGGAGTGGTTTTGCTTGAGATAATTACAGGGCATCCAGCCATAACCAAAACAGAAGAGAAAGTTCACATAATTAGATTGGTTGGATCAATGCTTAGTGAAAGGGAGGTGAATGATATTGTGGATCCAAGATTAGAAGGAAACTTTGATGTTGACTCTGCAAAGAAAGTCTTGGATATTGCAATGGCTTGTGTAGCAGCTGCTTCCATTAACAGGCCAGCAATGAGTTATGTTGTTGCTCAACTCAAAAAATGTTTGCCAGCTGATGATGATAATGTTGAAAATAGGATTACTGTAGTTAATCATCTGTTGCATGATTCTGACATTCATCAAAGTTTACCGGCCAGCATTATTGATATAATTAGTGGACAGAGCTCTCTAGAAAGGTAG
- the LOC107613167 gene encoding putative leucine-rich repeat receptor-like protein kinase At2g19210 isoform X1, which yields MIGIFLLLVFQLLWNLPIIVHAQNQSGFVSIDCGLVDEASYKDETTSIYYISDASIIDTGECHNISPKYKASSLAKQFWNVRSFPERIRNCYSLKVPQGRSSKYLIRARFMYGNYDGKDSLPQFDIYLGTKWWESLVFEDPTSVITKEIIFVASSDYVHVCLVNTNKGTPFISALEIRVLDSDAYLINSMELLARYDIGLQEDKTVRYPDDVHDRIWTPYNSKDWKQINTSLAIDKESTSYNFLPLPASTVMETAAIPTNNNDNIEFNFYPKDNASAYYVYFFVAEIQKLEANQFRDFNFFVNGYLLNGSPVNLKYLQSVYYISILEKPRLEVWINRTSRSTLPPLFSAIEIYMTKNFSQSQTDQTDASAIMNVKSNYGIKRNWQGDPCIPLSYMWDGVSCSYAGSSSPRIIYLNLSSSGLTGNITSAISNLKSIEYLDLSNNSLTGSVPYFLSQLHSLRVLNLEGNQLTGAVPMQLRENSNNGMLKTSASFGGNQGLCYSGSCSNSNKVVVPLVASLGGAFVILATAITSFFIFKRHRVASEMGNLRAYSRIKMELESNKQQFSYAEVQKITKNFKRVVGKGASGTVYHGYVGDTEVAVKMLSPSDSNSAQAYLQFQAEAKLLAVAHHKCLTPLIGYCDDGTNMALIYEYMPNGDLAYHLSDKSETILSWQQRIQIAVDTAEGLEYLHEGCCPGVVHRDIKSKNILLTEKFRGKLADFGLAKIYPNENDTHMCTVVAGTPGYLDPLYHRSSKLSEKSDVYSFGVVLLEIITGHPAITKTEEKVHIIRLVGSMLSEREVNDIVDPRLEGNFDVDSAKKVLDIAMACVAAASINRPAMSYVVAQLKKCLPADDDNVENRITVVNHLLHDSDIHQSLPASIIDIISGQSSLER from the exons ATGATAGGAATTTTCCTGCTTTTAGTATTTCAACTTCTGTGGAATCTTCCTATCATTGTTCATGCCCAGAATCAATCAG GCTTTGTTAGCATTGATTGTGGACTTGTGGATGAAGCAAGTTACAAAGATGAAACAACTTCCATATATTACATTTCAGATGCCAGCATCATAGACACTGGTGAATGCCACAACATATCACCCAAATATAAGGCCTCTTCACTTGCCAAACAGTTCTGGAATGTTAGAAGTTTCCCAGAAAGAATCAGAAACTGCTACTCCCTTAAGGTCCCTCAAGGAAGAAGCAGCAAGTATCTAATAAGGGCAAGGTTCATGTATGGAAACTATGATGGTAAAGATTCACTTCCTCAATTTGATATCTATCTTGGAACCAAATGGTGGGAATCTCTAGTGTTTGAGGATCCAACCAGTGTAATAACCAAGGAAATCATCTTTGTTGCTTCCTCGGATTATGTTCATGTTTGCTTAGTTAACACCAACAAGGGTACACCTTTCATATCAGCTTTAGAGATTAGAGTTCTTGACAGTGATGCCTATCTGATTAACTCCATGGAGCTTCTCGCCCGGTATGACATAGGATTACAGGAAGATAAAACAGTCAG ATACCCAGATGATGTCCATGATAGAATATGGACACCTTACAATTCAAAAGATTGGAAACAGATAAACACTTCTCTTGCTATAGACAAAGAATCAACTTCATACAACTTTTTACCATTACCAGCCTCTACAGTGATGGAAACAGCAGCAATTCCAACAAATAACAATGATAATATAGAATTTAACTTCTATCCCAAGGATAATGCCTCTGCATACTATGTGTACTTCTTCGTTGCCGAAATCCAGAAACTTGAAGCAAATCAATTTAGAGACTTCAACTTTTTTGTGAATGGGTATCTTCTTAATGGTTCTCCAGTGAATCTTAAGTACCTGCAGAGCGTGTATTACATATCAATTTTGGAAAAACCTCGGTTGGAAGTTTGGATTAACAGAACAAGCAGATCAACACTTCCACCTCTTTTCAGTGCCATTGAGATATATATGACTAAGAATTTCTCACAATCACAAACAGACCAAACTGATG CTTCTGCTATCATGAATGTGAAGTCAAATTATGGGATAAAAAGAAATTGGCAAGGAGATCCATGCATTCCACTAAGTTACATGTGGGATGGTGTTAGTTGCAGCTATGCTGGTTCTTCTTCTCCAAGGATCATATACTT GAACTTATCTTCCAGTGGTTTAACTGGAAATATAACATCAGCCATATCCAATTTGAAGTCAATAGAATATTT GGATTTATCAAACAACAGTTTGACAGGATCAGTGCCTTATTTCTTATCTCAACTTCACTCCTTAAGAGTTCT GAACCTGGAAGGGAATCAGCTAACAGGAGCAGTTCCAATGCAACTCAGAGAGAATTCAAATAATGGCATGCTCAAAACCAG tgCAAGTTTTGGAGGAAATCAAGGTCTTTGCTATTCAGGTTCATGCAGCAATAGTAATAAAGTTGTGGTTCCATTGGTGGCATCACTAGGTGGAGCTTTTGTGATTCTGGCAACAGCAATCACTTCTTTCTTCATATTCAAAAGACATAGAG TAGCCTCTGAAATGGGGAATCTGAGAGCATATTCAAGAATAAAGATGGAGTTAGAGTCAAATAAACAGCAATTTAGCTATGCTGAAGTCcaaaaaattaccaaaaattttaaaagggtTGTGGGAAAAGGAGCATCTGGAACAGTGTATCATGGCTATGTAGGTGATACTGAAGTTGCTGTCAAAATGCTGTCTCCTTCAGACTCAAACTCAGCCCAAGCATATCTACAATTTCAGGCAGAG GCAAAACTTCTGGCTGTAGCTCATCATAAATGCTTGACACCTCTTATAGGATATTGTGATGATGGCACAAACATGGCTCTCATCTATGAATACATGCCTAATGGAGACTTAGCCTACCACTTATCAG ATAAAAGTGAAACTATATTGAGTTGGCAACAAAGAATTCAAATTGCAGTGGATACTGCAGAAG GATTGGAGTATCTACATGAAGGTTGTTGTCCAGGAGTTGTTCACAGAGATATAAAGTCAAAGAACATATTACTAACTGAAAAATTTAGAGGAAAATTGGCTGATTTTGGTTTGGCCAAGATCTACCCTAATGAAAATGATACACACATGTGCACTGTGGTTGCTGGCACCCCCGGATACCTTGATCCGCT GTACCACAGATCAAGCAAGTTGAGTGAAAAAAGTGATGTTTATAGTTTTGGAGTGGTTTTGCTTGAGATAATTACAGGGCATCCAGCCATAACCAAAACAGAAGAGAAAGTTCACATAATTAGATTGGTTGGATCAATGCTTAGTGAAAGGGAGGTGAATGATATTGTGGATCCAAGATTAGAAGGAAACTTTGATGTTGACTCTGCAAAGAAAGTCTTGGATATTGCAATGGCTTGTGTAGCAGCTGCTTCCATTAACAGGCCAGCAATGAGTTATGTTGTTGCTCAACTCAAAAAATGTTTGCCAGCTGATGATGATAATGTTGAAAATAGGATTACTGTAGTTAATCATCTGTTGCATGATTCTGACATTCATCAAAGTTTACCGGCCAGCATTATTGATATAATTAGTGGACAGAGCTCTCTAGAAAGGTAG
- the LOC107613164 gene encoding putative leucine-rich repeat receptor-like protein kinase At2g19210 yields MWRTILNVALLAFLVHAVVLQALDQSGFISIDCGALPNSTDWKDIQYISDVGIISSGVAKSVSSDSISYFKHNQLWTLRSFPEGRRNCYKINNITIGSKYLIRLEFAYGNYDGSKTFPKFDVYLGVNKWDTVSFGNATLNPYGYETEEIIHIASQEYINICLVNTGHGTPFISTIDLRPLKNDTYSITSPSAFGSLVNYYRDDFGYSSSDDDDDDYIRYVDDPFDRQWRIFMQPDWVKLSDSSITTADAFSKNDYQLPAGVMNTAITPANASDPLVINWRPEIPISDVYYIYMHFMEVEAESNNNEIREFNIFVDGKLFSEKPVQPPYLSTKTIRVVVPNSVDISLEKTPLSTLPPIINAIEVYELIQFHQLDTFQADVDAITRIQSVYGLAIREEWQGDPCGPAGYMWEWDGLNCTRHLNESPRITALNLSSSGLTGAIDPSFSHLTMLEKLDLSNNHLNGQVPEFLSQLQNLKILNLAGNNLSGSLPSTLLEKSNKGFLSLNVDQNPYLLCESGECKVKKKKKKTKPFLVAAAIGLSVVLVAVTAAAIVWTLNKRRKTKVEITPKEIKQEDDVSLKFKNKIYSYSDILKITNNFCQILGKGGFGTVYMGYVDDAPVAVKMLSQSSVQGYQQFQAEVKLLMRVHHRNLTSLVGYCNEGSNKALIYEYMANGNLHEHLSSGTKFLSWKDRLCIAVDAAQGLEYLHNGCKPPIIHRDVKASNILLTENLHAKLSDFGLSKIIPIDGGSHVSTVVAGTAGYLDPNYYQSSRLTEKSDIYSFGVVLLELITSQAAIRMAEDDDDDDEKTHLSHWVSSMVERGDIHGIVDSRLGRDFDCSSAWKVVETAMACVSQSSNERPIMSEVLIELKNALAMELSQTKYGGGGNKSNGDSSVELVFVNVQNESTPQAR; encoded by the exons ATGTGGAGGACTATTTTGAACGTTGCTTTGCTAGCTTTTCTAGTTCATGCAGTTGTGCTTCAAGCTCTGGATCAATCAG GGTTCATCAGCATAGATTGCGGAGCCTTGCCCAACTCTACTGATTGGAAAGACATACAATATATTTCAGATGTCGGTATCATTAGCAGTGGTGTAGCTAAATCAGTGAGTTCTGACTCCATAAGTTACTTCAAACATAATCAACTGTGGACTCTGAGAAGCTTCCCGGAAGGAAGAAGAAACTGCTACAAGATAAACAACATCACAATAGGCTCCAAATATCTGATCCGCCTTGAGTTTGCGTACGGAAACTACGACGGGAGTAAAACTTTTCCAAAGTTTGATGTGTATCTTGGAGTTAACAAGTGGGATACAGTAAGCTTTGGAAACGCCACGCTTAATCCCTACGGGTACGAGACCGAAGAGATTATACATATAGCTTCACAGGAATACATAAATATCTGTTTGGTGAATACAGGCCATGGCACACCATTTATATCAACCATAGATTTGAGGCCTTTGAAAAATGATACCTATTCCATCACTTCTCCATCTGCTTTTGGATCACTGGTTAACTACTACCGTGACGATTTCGGTTATTCATCCAGCGACGACGACGATGACGACTATATCAG GTACGTGGATGATCCCTTTGATCGTCAATGGAGAATCTTCATGCAACCTGATTGGGTAAAATTGTCTGATTCAAGTATTACAACTGCTGATGCCTTTAGCAAGAATGATTACCAGTTGCCAGCAGGTGTCATGAATACCGCGATCACACCGGCAAATGCAAGTGATCCATTAGTGATAAACTGGAGGCCAGAAATTCCAATAAGTGATGTATACTATATATACATGCATTTTATGGAGGTTGAGGCTGAGTCGAACAACAACGAAATAAGGGAATTTAACATCTTTGTGGACGGTAAGCTATTCTCTGAAAAACCCGTGCAGCCGCCCTACCTCTCTACAAAAACAATCAGAGTCGTAGTCCCGAACTCGGTTGATATTTCACTCGAAAAAACGCCGCTTTCAACCCTGCCTCCCATCATCAACGCCATTGAAGTTTACGAATTAATTCAATTCCACCAATTGGATACATTCCAAGCAGATG TTGATGCCATCACAAGGATCCAGTCCGTCTATGGTTTGGCAATAAGAGAAGAGTGGCAAGGGGATCCATGCGGCCCCGCAGGCTACATGTGGGAGTGGGACGGTCTCAATTGTACTCGTCATCTAAATGAATCCCCTAGGATTACTGCCTT AAATTTATCTTCTAGTGGATTGACGGGAGCTATAGATCCTTCCTTTTCACACCTCACTATGTTGGAAAAGTT GGATTTGTCAAACAACCACTTGAATGGCCAAGTTCCGGAGTTTCTCTCTCAAttacaaaacttaaaaatttt GAACTTGGCGGGAAATAACCTCAGTGGTTCATTACCTTCAACACTACTTGAGAAATCTAACAAAGGTTTCTTATCACTCAA TGTTGATCAAAATCCATATCTACTATGTGAATCTGGAGAATGCAaagtaaaaaagaagaaaaagaagacaaaGCCATTCTTAGTAGCTGCAGCTATTGGGCTTTCAGTCGTTTTAGTGGCAGTGACCGCCGCAGCTATAGTCTGGACTCTTAATAAAAGGAGAAAAACCAAAG TAGAAATTACTCCAAAGGAGATCAAGCAAGAGGATGATGTATCACTCAAGTTCAAGAATAAAATCTATTCATACTCTGATATCCTTAAAATCACCAACAACTTCTGTCAAATCCTTGGTAAAGGTGGATTTGGAACAGTTTATATGGGATATGTTGATGATGCTCCAGTTGCAGTGAAGATGCTTTCTCAATCCTCAGTTCAAGGTTATCAGCAATTCCAAGCAGAG GTTAAGCTTCTAATGAGAGTTCATCACAGAAATTTGACCTCCCTTGTTGGATACTGTAATGAAGGAAGCAATAAGGCTCTCATATACGAGTATATGGCTAATGGAAACCTACATGAACATCTCTCATCAGGTACCAAATTCCTGAGCTGGAAAGACAGGCTCTGTATAGCAGTAGATGCAGCACAAG GATTGGAATATTTACACAATGGTTGCAAGCCACCTATAATCCACAGAGATGTAAAAGCTTCAAACATTTTGTTGACTGAAAACTTGCATGCAAAATTATCTGATTTCGGTTTGTCAAAGATTATCCCAATCGATGGGGGCAGTCATGTTTCAACTGTTGTTGCCGGCACCGCTGGTTACTTGGACCCCAA tTACTACCAATCAAGCAGATTAACAGAGAAAAGTGATATTTATAGTTTTGGAGTTGTTCTTTTGGAGTTAATCACAAGTCAAGCAGCAATAAGAATGgcagaagatgatgatgatgatgatgagaaaactCACTTAAGTCATTGGGTTAGTTCGATGGTGGAGAGAGGGGATATCCATGGCATTGTTGACTCGAGGTTAGGGAGAGACTTTGACTGTAGCTCTGCCTGGAAGGTTGTGGAAACAGCAATGGCTTGTGTGTCACAAAGCTCTAATGAAAGACCAATCATGAGTGAGGTATTGATTGAACTCAAGAACGCTTTGGCCATGGAATTAAGTCAAACAAAATATGGTGGTGGTGGCAACAAAAGTAATGGAGATTCATCGGTTGAACTAGTCTTTGTGAATGTACAAAATGAATCCACTCCTCAGGCCAGGTAA
- the LOC107610294 gene encoding E3 ubiquitin-protein ligase RNF14-like, which produces MRGECPVPRCGGFLELYGCREVLPKILFDRWDKLLCEAAVVENESERFMYCPFKDCSALMIVNDDSPTESECSNCNRHICVTCGEVWHHEITCEENEDRVVMEVAAKNRWKRCQTAGSLLRKDVSAAIKSFAGADICSVIAVEIVWVLRPSVSVITSPPYSVP; this is translated from the exons ATGCGTGGTGAA TGTCCGGTACCCCGCTGTGGTGGTTTCTTGGAACTCTACGGTTGTCGCGAGGTTCTGCCAAAGATTCTTTTCGATCGGTGGGATAAGTTATTGTGTGAAGCTGCTGTTGTTGAGAATGAGAGCGAGAGATTCATGTATTGCCCCTTCAAGGACTGCTCTGCCCTTATGATCGTCAACGATGATTCACCGACGGAATCAGAATGCTCTAACTGTAATAGACATATCTGCGTCACGTGCGGGGAAGTTTGGCATCATGAGATCACGTGCgaagagaatgaagatagagTGGTGATGGAGGTAGCGGCAAAGAACCGGTGGAAGAGGTGCCAAACTGCAGGTTCTTTGTTGAGAAAAGACGTTTCAGCTGCGATAAAATCTTTTGCAGGTGCGGACATTTGTTCTGTTATCGCTGTCGAAATAGTTTGGGTTCTCCGTCCATCTGTGAGTGTTATCACATCGCCACCCTACTCCGTCCCATGA